GTTCCAGCCAAAACGTCAACCGACGCACGAGGGATACATGGCAGGGAAGATCCGTATCCGGCTGAAGGGCTTCGATCACGCGGTGATCGACCAGACCACGGCCGACATCGTACGCACGGCGGAGAAGACGGGCGCCACCATCAGCGGCCCCATCCCCCTCCCCACGCGCATCCAGCGGTGGACCGTGCTCCGGTCGCCGCACGTGGACAAGAAGAGCCGCGAGCAGTTCGAGCTGAAGACCCACAAGCGCGTCATCGACATCCTCGACTCGCGCCCGCAGACCGTCGACGCCCTCACCAAGCTGGATCTTCCGGCCGGTGTGGACGTCGAGATCAAGGTCGACTGAGGGAGGCGGAGAAATGTCAGGAATCATCGGACGCAAGCTGGGGATGACCCAGATCTTCGACGAAGCGGGCACCGTGGTACCCGTGACCGTCATCCAGGCCGGCCCCTGCCCCGTGGTGCAGGTGCGGACCGCCGAGCGCGACGGCTACAGCGCGGTTCAGCTCGGCTTCGGCGCGCAGAAGGACGTGCGCGTGAACAACGCGGAGAAGGGGCACGCCACCAAGGCCGGCCTCGAGGCCGCCCCGGCGGTGCTCAAGGAGTTCCGCTTCGAGGAGAACGCTCCCGAAGTGGGCGGCACCGTGACGGTGGAAGGGTTCGAGCGCGGCGGCCGCGTCAAGGTGACCGGCGTGACCAAGGGCCGCGGCTTCCAGGGCGTGGTCAAGCGCCACGGCTTCGGCGGCGGGCGCGCCTCGCACGGCGCCACGCGCGTGCACCGCGCCCCCGGCTCCATCGGCGCGGGCACCAACCCGTCGCGCGTCATCAAGGGGAAGCGCATGCCCGGCCACATGGGCGACGCGCAGCAGACGGTTCGCAACCTCCTGGTGGCCAAGATCGACGCAGAGCGCAACCTGCTTTACGTGCGCGGCGCGGTGCCGGGCCCCGTGAACGGCGTCGTTTTCATCCAGAAGCAGTAGGGGGCCCGAGATCATGCTTTCCGCACGCTTTTTCAACGCCGCCGGCGAGCCGGGCGAGTCGGTACAGCTTCCTGTGGAGCTGTTCGACGGCATCGTGCACCAGGCCGCGCTGCACCAGACGATCAAGGCGTTCCTGGCCAACCAGCGCCAGGGCAACGCCGCAACCAAGACCCGCGCGCACGTGAGCGGGGGCAAGCGCAAGCCGTGGCGCCAGAAGGGCACCGGCCGCGCGCGCCAGGGCTCCATCCGTGCTCCGCACTGGCGGGGCGGCGGTGTGGTGTTCGGGCCACACCCGCGCTCGTACCGCCAGGACATCCCCAAGAAGGTGAAGGCCCTCGCGCGCCGCTCCGCGTTCAACCAGCGGGCGATCAACGAGGAGATCACCGTCATCGCCAGCCTGGCGATGGAGGCCCCGAAGACCAAGCGGGTCGCGGAGCTGCTGGGGAAGATGGGAGTGGCCGGCGCCAAGCGCGTGCTGGTGCTGACCAACGGGAGCCAGGAGACGGTGTACCGCTCGGTCCGCAACATCCCGAACGTGGAAGTGATGCCCTTTGCGCAGGCCTCGGCCTACGACGTGCTGCGCGCGCGCCAGCTGGTGATCGAGGCGTCCGCGCTGGACGCGGTCCGCAGCAGCACCGAAGAGGTGGCCCATGCGTAACATCAACGAAGTCATCGTCCGCCCGATCATCACGGAGAAGTCGCACGACCTCCTGGACCGGCTGGGCGCGTATTCCTTTGTCGTGGACAAGGCG
The window above is part of the Longimicrobium sp. genome. Proteins encoded here:
- the rpsJ gene encoding 30S ribosomal protein S10, giving the protein MAGKIRIRLKGFDHAVIDQTTADIVRTAEKTGATISGPIPLPTRIQRWTVLRSPHVDKKSREQFELKTHKRVIDILDSRPQTVDALTKLDLPAGVDVEIKVD
- the rplC gene encoding 50S ribosomal protein L3; amino-acid sequence: MSGIIGRKLGMTQIFDEAGTVVPVTVIQAGPCPVVQVRTAERDGYSAVQLGFGAQKDVRVNNAEKGHATKAGLEAAPAVLKEFRFEENAPEVGGTVTVEGFERGGRVKVTGVTKGRGFQGVVKRHGFGGGRASHGATRVHRAPGSIGAGTNPSRVIKGKRMPGHMGDAQQTVRNLLVAKIDAERNLLYVRGAVPGPVNGVVFIQKQ
- the rplD gene encoding 50S ribosomal protein L4 is translated as MLSARFFNAAGEPGESVQLPVELFDGIVHQAALHQTIKAFLANQRQGNAATKTRAHVSGGKRKPWRQKGTGRARQGSIRAPHWRGGGVVFGPHPRSYRQDIPKKVKALARRSAFNQRAINEEITVIASLAMEAPKTKRVAELLGKMGVAGAKRVLVLTNGSQETVYRSVRNIPNVEVMPFAQASAYDVLRARQLVIEASALDAVRSSTEEVAHA